A genomic segment from Glycine soja cultivar W05 chromosome 18, ASM419377v2, whole genome shotgun sequence encodes:
- the LOC114395158 gene encoding vacuolar cation/proton exchanger 5-like isoform X2, whose translation METPVEVKPTRVASGFLDDLSETCKMGTPNGRAMCKSDDEVPFDSEINFHLSESILVDVRGSHSGESQTARHETLAGIIYKSIRVVVFSNKLNLLMPFGPLAILVQKLTGHLGWVFGLSLLGIVPLAERQLAFYTGDTVGGLLNATFGNATELIISIYALKSGMTRVVQLSLLGSILSNMLLVLGCAFLCGGIVNHKKEQVFNKAAASVNSGLLLMAVMGILFPAVLHYTHTEVRVGKSELSLSRLSSCIMLVAYVAYLFFQLKSQRSLYVSVNEDESQNGNNSNDDESPDISKWETLIWLSVMTAWISILSEYLVGAMEGASMAWEIPVAFISVILLPLVGNAAEHASAIMFAMKDKLDISLGVAIGSSTQISMFVIPFCVVIGWIIGQPMDLNFQLFETAALFLTVIVVAFMLQEGTANYFKGLMLILCYLIVAASFYVHVDSSQ comes from the exons atggagactCCAGTTGAAGTGAAACCTACTCGAGT TGCATCTGGATTCTTAGATGACTTGTCTGAGACTTGCAAG ATGGGTACTCCAAACGGAAGAGCAATGTGTAAGTCTGACGATGAAGTTCCTTTTGACTctgaaataaattttcacctgTCAGAATCTATTCTGGTGGATGTACGTGGATCACATTCTGGAGAATCTCAGACTGCTCGTCATGAAACGTTGGCGGGTATTATTTACAAGAGCATACGAGTTGTAGTTTTTTCTAACAAACTCAACTTGCTTATGCCTTTTGGGCCTCTTGCAATTCTTGTGCAGAAGTTGACTGGCCATCTT GGTTGGGTCTTTGGTCTGAGTTTGTTGGGTATAGTGCCTCTGGCGGAGCG GCAGCTAGCATTTTACACCGGAGATACTG TTGGGGGTCTTCTAAATGCTACATTTGGAAATGCGACAGAATTGATCATCTCAATATATGCATTAAAAAGTGGAATGACACGAGTTGTCCAGCTCTCTTTGCTGGGTTCAATTTTGTCCAATATGTTACTGGTGCTTGGATGCGCATTCTTATGTGGTGGGATTGTTAATCACAAGAAGGAACAAGTGTTTAACAAG GCAGCTGCTTCCGTGAACTCAGGATTATTGCTGATGGCAGTCATGGGCATACTTTTTCCTGCTGTTCTACACTACACTCACACTGAGGTCCGTGTTGGGAAGTCAGAGTTGTCACTTTCAAGACTCAGCAGCTGCATTATGCTTGTGGCCTATGTTGCATACCTATTTTTTCAGTTAAAAAGTCAAAGAAGTCTCTATGTCTCTGTGAACGAG GATGAGAGTCAGAATGGAAACAACTCAAATGATGATGAATCCCCAGATATTTCTAAATGGGAAACACTAATCTGGCTTTCGGTTATGACTGCTTGGATATCAATCCTGTCAGAATATTTGGTTGGCGCTATGGAG GGAGCATCTATGGCATGGGAAATTCCAGTAGCATTTATTAGTGTCATATTGCTTCCACTAGTGGGGAATGCAGCCGAACATGCCAGTGCTATAATGTTTGCCATGAAAGATAAACTT GACATTTCCTTAGGAGTAGCAATTGGGTCATCCACACAGATATCTATGTTTGTG ATACCATTTTGTGTTGTTATTGGCTGGATAATAGGGCAACCTATGGACTTAAACTTTCAACTTTTTGAGACTGCAGCACTATTTCTTACTGTTATAGTCGTAGCCTTCATGTTACAG GAAGGAACTGCTAATTACTTCAAAGGGCTAATGCTTATTCTTTGCTATCTGATAGTGGCAGCCAGTTTTTATGTACATGTAGATTCCTCTCAATAA
- the LOC114396814 gene encoding probable amino acid permease 7, giving the protein MDGKNSLQITRSGTGAYDDDGHAKRTGNLQSAVAHIITAVIGSGVLSLAWSTSQLGWIGGPVALLCCAIVTYISSFLLSDCYRTPDPVTGKRNYSYMDAVRVYLGYKRTCVAGFLQFLTLYGTSIAYVLTTATSLSAILRSNCYHKKGHEAPCKYGGNLYMALFGLVQIVMSFIPDLHNMAWVSVVAALMSFTYSFIGLGLGIATVIKNGRIMGSLTGIPTDKIADKFWLVFQALGDIAFAYPYSILLLEIQDTLESPPPENQTMKKASMVAIFITTFFYLCCGCFGYAAFGNDTPGNLLTGFGFFEPFWLIDLANACIILHLVGGYQIYSQPIYSTVDRWASRKFPNSGFVNNFYKVKLPLLPGFQLNLFRFCFRTTYVISTTGLAIFFPYFNQILGVLGAINFWPLAIYFPVEMYFVQNKIAAWSSKWIVLRTFSFACFLVTGMGLVGSLEGIVSAKLK; this is encoded by the exons ATGGATGGGAAAAACTCTCTACAAATAACTAGAAGTGGTACTGGTGCTTATGATGATGATGGACATGCCAAAAGGACTG GGAATTTGCAGAGTGCTGTAGCTCATATCATTACTGCTGTTATTGGTTCTGGTGTTCTCTCTCTTGCATGGAGCACTTCTCAGTTAGGATGGATTGGAGGGCCAGTTGCATTGCTTTGTTGTGCAATTGTTACCTATATTTCTTCATTCCTCCTGTCTGATTGCTACAGAACTCCTGATCCTGTCACTGGGAAAAGAAACTACTCTTACATGGATGCTGTTAGAGTTTATCTTG GTTATAAAAGGACATGTGTAGCTGGCTTCCTTCAATTTTTGACTTTGTATGGTACTAGTATTGCTTATGTACTAACCACAGCAACTAGTCTGAG TGCAATTCTGAGATCAAATTGTTATCACAAGAAAGGGCATGAAGCTCCTTGTAAATATGGTGGCAATCTGTATATGGCACTGTTTGGACTTGTTCAGATTGTAATGTCATTCATACCGGATCTCCATAACATGGCATGGGTTTCAGTTGTTGCGGCACTTATGTCCTTTACATACTCATTCATTGGACTAGGACTTGGCATAGCAACGGTCATAA AAAATGGAAGAATTATGGGAAGCTTGACAGGAATACCAACTGATAAAATTGCTGACAAATTTTGGTTAGTCTTCCAAGCACTTGGTGACATTGCCTTTGCCTATCCATACTCCATTCTCCTTCTTGAGATCCAG GACACTCTAGAGTCTCCTCCACCAGAAAATCAAACCATGAAAAAGGCCTCCATGGTTGCAATCTTCATTACAACATTCTTCTACCTGTGCTGTGGATGCTTTGGATATGCAGCTTTTGGAAATGATACACCAGGAAACCTCTTGACAGGGTTTGGCTTTTTTGAGCCTTTCTGGCTCATTGACCTTGCTAATGCTTGCATCATTCTTCACCTGGTGGGAGGATATCAG ATTTACAGTCAACCAATATACAGTACTGTTGATAGATGGGCTTCAAGAAAATTCCCCAACAGTGGCTTTGTGAATAATTTCTACAAAGTGAAACTGCCTTTGCTTCCAGGTTTTCAGCTAAATCTTTTCAGGTTCTGTTTTAGAACAACCTATGTGATCTCAACCACTGGTCTTGCAATCTTTTTTCCTTACTTCAACCAAATCCTAGGAGTGTTAGGAGCCATAAACTTCTGGCCATTGGCTATATACTTCCCAGTAGAGATGTACTTTGTACAGAACAAAATTGCAGCTTGGAGTAGCAAATGGATTGTTCTTAGAACATTCAGCTTTGCTTGCTTTCTTGTCACTGGAATGGGCTTGGTTGGCTCACTTGAAGGAATAGTAAGTGCCAAATTAAAGTAG
- the LOC114395158 gene encoding vacuolar cation/proton exchanger 5-like isoform X1, with protein sequence METPVEVKPTRVASGFLDDLSETCKMGTPNGRAMCKSDDEVPFDSEINFHLSESILVDVRGSHSGESQTARHETLAGIIYKSIRVVVFSNKLNLLMPFGPLAILVQKLTGHLGWVFGLSLLGIVPLAERLGYATEQLAFYTGDTVGGLLNATFGNATELIISIYALKSGMTRVVQLSLLGSILSNMLLVLGCAFLCGGIVNHKKEQVFNKAAASVNSGLLLMAVMGILFPAVLHYTHTEVRVGKSELSLSRLSSCIMLVAYVAYLFFQLKSQRSLYVSVNEDESQNGNNSNDDESPDISKWETLIWLSVMTAWISILSEYLVGAMEGASMAWEIPVAFISVILLPLVGNAAEHASAIMFAMKDKLDISLGVAIGSSTQISMFVIPFCVVIGWIIGQPMDLNFQLFETAALFLTVIVVAFMLQEGTANYFKGLMLILCYLIVAASFYVHVDSSQ encoded by the exons atggagactCCAGTTGAAGTGAAACCTACTCGAGT TGCATCTGGATTCTTAGATGACTTGTCTGAGACTTGCAAG ATGGGTACTCCAAACGGAAGAGCAATGTGTAAGTCTGACGATGAAGTTCCTTTTGACTctgaaataaattttcacctgTCAGAATCTATTCTGGTGGATGTACGTGGATCACATTCTGGAGAATCTCAGACTGCTCGTCATGAAACGTTGGCGGGTATTATTTACAAGAGCATACGAGTTGTAGTTTTTTCTAACAAACTCAACTTGCTTATGCCTTTTGGGCCTCTTGCAATTCTTGTGCAGAAGTTGACTGGCCATCTT GGTTGGGTCTTTGGTCTGAGTTTGTTGGGTATAGTGCCTCTGGCGGAGCGGTTAGGTTATGCTACTGA GCAGCTAGCATTTTACACCGGAGATACTG TTGGGGGTCTTCTAAATGCTACATTTGGAAATGCGACAGAATTGATCATCTCAATATATGCATTAAAAAGTGGAATGACACGAGTTGTCCAGCTCTCTTTGCTGGGTTCAATTTTGTCCAATATGTTACTGGTGCTTGGATGCGCATTCTTATGTGGTGGGATTGTTAATCACAAGAAGGAACAAGTGTTTAACAAG GCAGCTGCTTCCGTGAACTCAGGATTATTGCTGATGGCAGTCATGGGCATACTTTTTCCTGCTGTTCTACACTACACTCACACTGAGGTCCGTGTTGGGAAGTCAGAGTTGTCACTTTCAAGACTCAGCAGCTGCATTATGCTTGTGGCCTATGTTGCATACCTATTTTTTCAGTTAAAAAGTCAAAGAAGTCTCTATGTCTCTGTGAACGAG GATGAGAGTCAGAATGGAAACAACTCAAATGATGATGAATCCCCAGATATTTCTAAATGGGAAACACTAATCTGGCTTTCGGTTATGACTGCTTGGATATCAATCCTGTCAGAATATTTGGTTGGCGCTATGGAG GGAGCATCTATGGCATGGGAAATTCCAGTAGCATTTATTAGTGTCATATTGCTTCCACTAGTGGGGAATGCAGCCGAACATGCCAGTGCTATAATGTTTGCCATGAAAGATAAACTT GACATTTCCTTAGGAGTAGCAATTGGGTCATCCACACAGATATCTATGTTTGTG ATACCATTTTGTGTTGTTATTGGCTGGATAATAGGGCAACCTATGGACTTAAACTTTCAACTTTTTGAGACTGCAGCACTATTTCTTACTGTTATAGTCGTAGCCTTCATGTTACAG GAAGGAACTGCTAATTACTTCAAAGGGCTAATGCTTATTCTTTGCTATCTGATAGTGGCAGCCAGTTTTTATGTACATGTAGATTCCTCTCAATAA